A DNA window from Candidatus Syntrophoarchaeum caldarius contains the following coding sequences:
- a CDS encoding iron-sulfur binding protein, whose translation MSKREKAISIDTLSMRQLIEFDACTRCGECLDLCPTYSVSEENEAITPRGKIQSFKDLIRSQYGLRARIFGPKPISHEDMVRISEAIYMCSTCGQCRVVCPSKIETVELWESGLRRLLVKEGVGPLEAHDPLIKSINNYDNPWMQPRTARDKWAKPLQKAAKKAKLPNPVKNFAKEGGEILYFVGCTASYDVNLKQVAINTSEILNKAGVDFGIFGTKEKCCGSTLLRMGDWEGFERLAKDNIELFKEHNVRTIITSCAGCFKTIKEDYALVEKLDIRVMHTVELLEELIRDGRLKLTEPLEMKVTYHDPCHLGRHTGVYDAPRNVLGMVPGIEFVEMERNRENSYCCGAGGGQKTAFPDIVKKISEVRVDMAETTGASVIAHACPFCYQGLEAAVKSKGSAIKNMDITEIVNMSSGKEENSD comes from the coding sequence GTGAGTAAGCGAGAAAAAGCGATCAGTATCGATACCCTCAGCATGCGGCAACTGATCGAGTTTGATGCATGCACAAGATGCGGCGAGTGTCTTGACCTCTGTCCAACATACTCGGTGAGCGAGGAGAACGAGGCGATCACACCACGAGGTAAGATCCAGAGCTTTAAAGATCTCATCCGATCACAGTACGGCCTGAGGGCGCGCATATTTGGTCCAAAACCGATAAGTCATGAAGATATGGTAAGGATCAGTGAAGCGATTTACATGTGCTCAACATGTGGTCAGTGCAGGGTCGTATGTCCGTCAAAGATCGAAACCGTCGAGTTATGGGAGAGTGGATTGCGGCGTTTGCTCGTCAAAGAGGGTGTTGGTCCCCTGGAAGCACACGATCCCCTGATAAAGAGTATAAATAACTATGATAACCCATGGATGCAGCCACGCACGGCACGTGATAAATGGGCAAAACCACTGCAGAAAGCAGCAAAGAAGGCAAAACTCCCAAATCCTGTGAAGAACTTTGCAAAGGAAGGGGGAGAAATTCTGTACTTTGTGGGTTGCACAGCATCGTATGACGTGAACCTCAAGCAGGTTGCGATAAACACATCAGAAATTCTGAACAAAGCAGGCGTTGACTTCGGGATCTTTGGTACAAAGGAGAAATGCTGTGGAAGCACCCTACTTCGAATGGGTGATTGGGAGGGTTTTGAACGACTGGCAAAAGATAACATCGAGTTATTCAAGGAGCATAACGTCAGGACGATCATAACATCCTGTGCGGGCTGCTTCAAGACGATAAAAGAGGACTATGCACTGGTTGAGAAACTTGATATCAGGGTGATGCATACGGTTGAGCTACTGGAAGAGCTTATCAGGGATGGTCGGCTGAAGCTCACCGAGCCACTTGAGATGAAAGTCACATACCATGATCCCTGTCATCTTGGACGGCATACCGGTGTCTATGATGCACCAAGAAATGTTCTTGGGATGGTGCCAGGTATCGAGTTCGTTGAGATGGAGCGAAACAGGGAGAACTCGTACTGCTGTGGTGCGGGCGGTGGGCAGAAGACCGCATTCCCCGATATCGTGAAGAAGATATCAGAGGTGCGTGTGGATATGGCAGAAACGACCGGAGCATCAGTCATCGCTCATGCCTGTCCCTTCTGCTACCAGGGACTTGAGGCTGCGGTTAAGTCGAAGGGATCAGCCATTAAGAATATGGATATAACAGAGATCGTGAATATGTCTTCAGGAAAAGAAGAAAATTCCGATTAA